From the genome of Virgibacillus proomii, one region includes:
- a CDS encoding phosphoglycerate kinase, which yields MNKMSVKDLDVKGKKVFCRVDFNVPMKDGKVTDDTRIRAALPTIEYLSNQGAITILASHLGRPKGKVVEELRLDPVAKRLSDLIGKEIVKTDAVYGEEVNQAIAQASEGDIILIENVRFEAGEEKNDEQLSQAFADMADCYVNDAFGAAHRAHASTTGVAEKLPAAAGFLMEKELSVLGQALENPKRPFTAIIGGAKVKDKINVIDNLLEKVDHLIIGGGLAYTFIKAQGYEIGNSLLEEDKIDLAKQFMHKAKDKGVEFVLPIDVVVADAFKEDANKKEVDIDQIPADWQALDIGPKTAEKYAQIVANSKLIIWNGPMGVFEMDAFANGTKAVAEALANTEGYTVIGGGDSAAAVEKFELSDKMDHVSTGGGASLEFMEGKTLPGVAALTDK from the coding sequence ATGAATAAAATGTCAGTTAAAGATCTTGACGTAAAAGGAAAGAAAGTATTTTGCCGTGTGGACTTTAACGTACCAATGAAAGACGGAAAAGTAACGGATGATACTAGAATTAGAGCAGCTCTACCGACTATTGAGTATCTTTCTAATCAAGGTGCCATTACAATTTTAGCTAGCCATCTCGGTCGTCCAAAAGGTAAAGTTGTAGAAGAATTACGTTTAGACCCCGTAGCTAAAAGGTTAAGTGATTTAATAGGTAAAGAAATTGTTAAGACCGATGCTGTTTATGGAGAAGAAGTCAATCAAGCAATTGCACAAGCAAGCGAAGGCGATATTATTTTAATTGAAAATGTTCGCTTCGAAGCTGGAGAAGAAAAGAATGACGAACAGCTGTCTCAAGCATTTGCCGATATGGCAGACTGTTATGTAAATGATGCGTTTGGAGCAGCCCATCGTGCTCATGCTTCCACAACTGGTGTAGCAGAAAAACTCCCTGCAGCGGCTGGCTTCTTAATGGAAAAAGAATTATCCGTATTAGGCCAAGCATTAGAAAATCCGAAACGTCCATTTACTGCAATTATTGGCGGGGCAAAGGTAAAAGATAAAATTAATGTAATTGATAATTTACTTGAAAAAGTAGATCATCTCATCATTGGTGGTGGTCTAGCCTATACATTCATTAAAGCGCAAGGGTACGAAATCGGAAATTCTTTATTGGAAGAAGATAAAATCGATCTTGCTAAACAATTTATGCATAAAGCGAAAGATAAAGGCGTTGAATTTGTTTTGCCTATTGATGTAGTAGTTGCTGATGCGTTTAAAGAAGATGCGAATAAAAAAGAAGTAGATATTGATCAAATTCCAGCTGATTGGCAAGCACTAGATATCGGCCCTAAAACTGCTGAAAAATATGCACAAATTGTAGCTAACTCTAAACTAATCATTTGGAACGGTCCAATGGGTGTATTTGAAATGGACGCTTTTGCTAATGGAACAAAAGCAGTTGCTGAAGCACTAGCGAATACAGAAGGCTATACAGTGATTGGTGGTGGCGATTCAGCTGCAGCAGTGGAGAAATTTGAATTAAGTGATAAAATGGATCATGTATCAACAGGTGGAGGTGCTTCCTTAGAATTTATGGAAGGAAAGACTTTGCCAGGTGTTGCTGCATTAACGGATAAATAA
- the aroD gene encoding type I 3-dehydroquinate dehydratase, which translates to MNVVTVNGVSIGKGIPKVIIPLMGTTLEELKLEIATVKQEQPDIIEWRVDALNEANNIHAVLHALSEIKPLLEEVPLLFTFRSFKEGGEKKTTLEFYDKLLQKVIESNNIDLIDIELFTGGNVQTLVQKAKQHHISVLLSNHDFKATPSTDEMLSRLLAMQNAGADITKLAVMPNNMGDVLRLLTVAEMMKTLHATQPFITIAMGSLGVLSRIAGEFVGSAASFGSGKQASAPGQITAAELKYILKKIHMYLQA; encoded by the coding sequence TTGAACGTTGTTACAGTAAACGGTGTATCTATTGGTAAAGGTATTCCTAAAGTAATCATTCCATTAATGGGAACAACACTTGAGGAATTAAAATTGGAAATAGCTACCGTAAAACAGGAACAACCCGATATCATTGAGTGGCGGGTTGATGCGCTTAACGAAGCCAATAATATTCATGCGGTGCTTCACGCGCTTTCGGAAATAAAGCCATTACTTGAAGAAGTTCCATTGCTTTTTACATTTCGCTCGTTTAAAGAGGGAGGCGAAAAAAAAACAACGTTGGAATTTTACGATAAACTATTACAAAAGGTTATCGAATCCAACAATATTGATCTCATTGACATTGAATTATTTACAGGAGGTAACGTACAAACATTAGTCCAAAAAGCAAAACAGCATCATATTTCTGTACTTTTATCCAACCATGATTTTAAAGCAACTCCTTCTACAGATGAGATGCTATCTCGTTTATTGGCAATGCAAAATGCTGGAGCAGATATTACAAAACTGGCAGTGATGCCCAATAATATGGGGGATGTACTGCGGTTATTAACGGTTGCAGAAATGATGAAAACATTACATGCTACGCAACCATTTATAACCATTGCCATGGGGTCATTAGGTGTATTAAGCAGAATTGCCGGTGAATTTGTAGGATCTGCTGCCTCGTTTGGCTCTGGAAAACAAGCTTCAGCTCCAGGACAGATTACGGCAGCGGAACTTAAATACATACTTAAAAAAATTCATATGTATTTACAAGCTTAA
- a CDS encoding sigma-70 family RNA polymerase sigma factor — protein MNVNKNRYPEVKSFIERNACIKNNKIVTSFFQEAENQEILNNYLKYPTAYNKNLVDRAYRLHHAKIRIIAYLSSLIRFSTIDLMRRYRKHKQRFILSQPIENVHHSYLLNVEENLNLSQSISNYAVYKKYKTLTVKQKKVLNLKYCKNMNITEIAELFNESSQNISKIHKTGIKKLQKALRDNS, from the coding sequence ATGAATGTTAATAAAAATAGATATCCAGAAGTCAAAAGTTTTATTGAGCGTAATGCATGCATAAAAAACAACAAGATTGTAACTTCCTTTTTTCAAGAAGCAGAAAATCAAGAAATATTAAATAATTACTTGAAATATCCTACAGCCTATAATAAAAATTTGGTGGATAGGGCATACAGGCTTCATCATGCGAAGATTAGAATAATAGCTTACCTTTCATCCCTCATTCGTTTTTCAACCATTGATCTTATGAGGCGTTATAGAAAGCATAAGCAACGATTTATTCTTTCGCAACCTATAGAGAATGTACACCATTCATATTTATTAAATGTTGAGGAAAATTTAAATTTAAGCCAAAGCATTAGCAATTATGCCGTGTATAAAAAATATAAAACTTTGACTGTAAAGCAAAAAAAGGTGCTAAATTTAAAATACTGTAAGAATATGAATATTACAGAAATTGCTGAATTATTCAATGAATCTAGTCAAAACATTTCCAAGATTCATAAAACAGGTATTAAAAAACTTCAAAAGGCATTAAGGGATAATTCATGA
- a CDS encoding glutaredoxin family protein: protein MPTVILYIKESCPLCDDAKLMLEILQDEYSYHIEIRDIYTNDDWLEQYHLLIPCIEVNGKTLDASQLDWHTLEQFVQRYLSR, encoded by the coding sequence TTGCCTACTGTTATTCTATACATAAAAGAATCTTGTCCATTATGCGATGATGCAAAGCTTATGCTAGAAATATTACAAGACGAGTATTCGTATCACATTGAAATTCGTGATATTTATACAAATGATGATTGGTTAGAACAGTATCATCTGCTTATTCCGTGTATTGAGGTAAATGGTAAGACCTTAGATGCTTCACAGCTTGATTGGCATACGCTGGAACAATTTGTACAAAGGTATTTAAGCAGATGA
- a CDS encoding 3-hydroxybutyrate dehydrogenase, producing the protein MVAKKVVLITGATSGIGYGIGVEFLKQKASVVFTDVNEARVQEIAASWREKGYDCLGIPCDVTDELQLKGAIEQTVTCYGKLDVLINNAGIQHVASIEEFPTKKFELMTKIMLVAPFVAIKHVFPIMKQQGIGRIINMSSINGVIGFAGKVAYNSAKHGLIGLTKVAALEGAAYGITVNAVCPGYVDTPLVRNQMEDLARNRNVPLEKVLEEVIYPIVPQKRLLTIQEIADYTIFLATDKAKGVTGQAVLIDGGYTAQ; encoded by the coding sequence TTGGTAGCAAAAAAGGTTGTCCTCATAACTGGAGCTACGAGTGGGATCGGCTACGGAATCGGTGTGGAATTTTTAAAACAAAAAGCTTCTGTTGTATTTACGGATGTAAATGAAGCTCGGGTACAAGAAATTGCTGCAAGCTGGAGGGAAAAAGGTTATGATTGTTTAGGAATTCCATGTGATGTAACAGATGAATTACAATTAAAGGGAGCGATAGAACAAACTGTTACATGCTACGGAAAACTTGATGTTTTAATTAATAATGCTGGTATACAGCATGTAGCTTCGATTGAAGAGTTTCCTACTAAAAAATTTGAATTAATGACAAAAATCATGCTCGTTGCTCCGTTTGTAGCTATCAAACATGTATTTCCAATCATGAAACAACAAGGAATAGGAAGAATCATTAATATGTCTTCCATTAATGGGGTTATTGGTTTTGCTGGTAAAGTAGCGTATAATAGCGCCAAACATGGGTTAATTGGCTTAACAAAAGTGGCAGCGTTGGAAGGAGCAGCATATGGTATCACGGTAAACGCAGTTTGTCCTGGATATGTGGATACGCCACTAGTTCGAAATCAGATGGAGGATTTAGCAAGAAATCGAAATGTGCCTTTGGAAAAAGTGCTTGAAGAGGTCATTTATCCAATCGTCCCACAGAAGCGACTGTTAACGATACAGGAAATCGCTGATTACACTATCTTTTTAGCTACTGATAAAGCAAAGGGTGTTACTGGACAAGCTGTTCTAATTGATGGTGGGTATACTGCACAATAA
- a CDS encoding shikimate kinase, whose translation MCTKETPLRQKSIVLIGFMGVGKTSIGKAVAAKLYRDFIDVDQVIEEAFGMSTVDIFATYGEDNFRKKEKEIIYDLCKQKLKIISLGGGAFLQKEIRDICLKECIVFYLDLSWESWKDRISLLIDSRPILQGKSLEEIKQLFNERKAIYQEHHSTVKTDAFMVEDAAEYIVNALKTAWDIYEPQAKP comes from the coding sequence ATGTGCACGAAAGAAACACCCTTAAGACAAAAAAGTATTGTATTAATAGGTTTTATGGGAGTCGGTAAGACTTCTATTGGAAAAGCAGTAGCTGCTAAGTTATATCGTGATTTTATAGATGTAGATCAAGTCATTGAAGAAGCTTTCGGCATGTCCACCGTAGATATTTTTGCAACCTATGGAGAAGATAATTTCAGAAAAAAGGAAAAAGAAATTATATATGACTTATGCAAGCAAAAACTTAAAATTATTTCCTTAGGTGGCGGTGCTTTTCTACAAAAAGAAATAAGAGACATTTGCTTGAAGGAATGTATCGTTTTTTATTTAGATTTATCATGGGAGTCGTGGAAAGATCGAATTAGCTTATTAATTGATAGCAGACCGATTCTACAAGGGAAAAGCTTAGAAGAGATAAAACAGCTGTTTAATGAAAGAAAAGCTATCTATCAAGAACATCATTCCACTGTAAAAACAGATGCGTTTATGGTAGAAGACGCCGCAGAATACATTGTTAATGCACTGAAAACAGCATGGGATATTTACGAACCCCAAGCAAAACCATAA
- the rpoN gene encoding RNA polymerase factor sigma-54, which translates to MKLQLVNEQVLEWKMNQSLMQSIQILQLSSMELMEYIKEIEKENPLIEEVNYHDEIFSYRSSSNNDSLTPGEINASELTMYDQLKSQLYTLHIPEELRPIVLFGIDSINENGYLDIDMSLWGEQCQATEEQVDQALHIIQSLEPAGIGARSLSECIKLQLDIREDDVPFLYDLMENHLEWIAEENIDLISLHYDKDPLNVKDLLEQIKACHPKPGHLLDKKIDNYVIPEATIYKEDGKWQLSFYSWSSPKITINEDYYSIKDMNIEKQTANYIKQKQHQIEMIKKAIAYRSTTLERVIQCMLEKQLLFLEHGIHMLKPLTLKDIADELGLHISTISRAISHKYVQTPTGIVPLNFFLQSGIQQNNGSKTAAVAVKQLIAELIEKEDKRKPLSDEKITKKLKTNYGIEIARRTVMKYREQLQLPSSTKRKEK; encoded by the coding sequence ATGAAGTTACAACTTGTAAATGAACAGGTATTAGAATGGAAAATGAATCAATCATTAATGCAATCCATTCAAATACTTCAACTTTCCAGTATGGAATTAATGGAATATATAAAGGAAATAGAAAAAGAAAATCCATTAATTGAAGAAGTAAACTATCATGATGAGATATTCTCATATCGTTCGTCTTCCAACAATGATTCATTAACTCCAGGTGAGATAAATGCCAGCGAGTTAACAATGTATGATCAGCTAAAAAGCCAACTTTATACGCTTCATATCCCAGAAGAATTGAGACCAATTGTTTTATTTGGAATCGACTCCATTAATGAAAACGGTTACCTTGATATCGACATGTCTCTTTGGGGTGAGCAATGTCAGGCAACAGAAGAGCAGGTAGATCAGGCGTTACATATCATTCAATCTTTGGAGCCGGCAGGTATTGGCGCTAGGTCATTAAGTGAATGTATCAAATTGCAACTTGATATACGAGAAGATGATGTACCTTTTTTATATGATTTAATGGAAAATCATTTAGAATGGATAGCTGAAGAAAATATTGATCTAATATCCTTACATTATGACAAAGACCCTTTAAATGTAAAAGATTTATTAGAACAAATCAAGGCTTGCCACCCAAAACCGGGGCATTTACTAGATAAAAAGATTGATAACTATGTCATTCCGGAGGCAACGATTTATAAAGAAGACGGAAAGTGGCAATTATCTTTTTATTCATGGTCTTCTCCTAAGATTACGATTAATGAAGATTACTACTCTATAAAAGATATGAATATAGAAAAGCAAACAGCAAATTATATTAAACAAAAACAACATCAAATAGAAATGATTAAGAAAGCGATTGCTTATCGCAGCACCACCTTAGAACGAGTTATTCAATGTATGCTAGAAAAGCAACTGTTATTTTTGGAACATGGTATCCATATGCTAAAGCCATTAACTTTAAAAGACATTGCCGATGAATTAGGACTGCATATATCAACGATAAGCCGAGCGATTTCACATAAATATGTGCAAACACCAACTGGAATAGTACCATTAAACTTTTTTTTGCAATCTGGAATTCAACAAAATAATGGTTCCAAGACAGCAGCAGTTGCTGTCAAGCAATTAATTGCTGAATTAATTGAGAAAGAGGATAAACGAAAGCCTCTATCTGATGAAAAGATCACAAAAAAACTCAAGACGAATTATGGTATCGAAATAGCTCGACGAACTGTAATGAAATACCGCGAGCAGTTGCAATTACCGTCATCAACAAAAAGAAAGGAGAAATAA
- a CDS encoding sugar-binding transcriptional regulator, with the protein MRELIDLQKRLLPDVLEIMQQRYAILRSIDVLQPIGRRALAENTNLTERSVRSEIEFLQGQDLIRITSKGMFITKEGKLILERLSSFMSDIMGLRVLETKLRDTLSIKQVIVVPGNSDKHEWVKQEMGKACVHHLKTMIGDNSIIAVTGGTTMAAVATMMTPLQQNTSALFVPARGGIGEKVENQANTIAAEMARKANGEYRLLYVPDPLSESAYQSIIQEPMVNETLKQIRSATIVMHGIGDALTMAYRRKTPEVIIKKLQQHEAVSEAFGYYFDENGNIVHKVRTVGIQLEDLQRIPYVITIAGGKSKSQAIASYFKRGKSDLLITDEAAAEEILRGI; encoded by the coding sequence ATGAGAGAATTAATTGATTTACAAAAAAGATTATTGCCTGATGTGTTAGAAATTATGCAACAGCGCTATGCTATTTTACGTAGCATTGATGTCCTCCAACCAATTGGCAGAAGGGCACTTGCCGAAAACACAAATTTAACCGAACGAAGTGTAAGAAGTGAAATAGAATTCTTGCAAGGACAAGACTTAATTCGAATCACATCTAAAGGTATGTTTATCACAAAAGAGGGAAAATTAATTCTTGAACGATTATCCTCATTTATGAGTGATATTATGGGACTGCGTGTTTTAGAAACTAAACTTAGGGATACATTATCTATAAAGCAGGTGATTGTTGTTCCCGGAAACAGTGATAAGCATGAATGGGTTAAACAAGAGATGGGCAAAGCGTGTGTTCATCATTTGAAAACAATGATTGGCGATAATTCAATTATTGCAGTTACTGGTGGTACAACAATGGCCGCAGTAGCTACTATGATGACACCATTACAACAAAACACTTCAGCTCTATTTGTCCCGGCTCGTGGCGGAATTGGTGAAAAGGTAGAAAATCAGGCGAATACAATTGCTGCGGAAATGGCAAGAAAAGCAAATGGCGAGTATCGTCTGCTATATGTTCCAGACCCGTTGAGTGAATCAGCTTATCAATCAATTATTCAAGAGCCTATGGTAAATGAAACATTAAAGCAAATAAGAAGTGCAACGATTGTAATGCATGGGATTGGCGATGCTTTAACAATGGCTTACCGCAGAAAAACACCAGAAGTCATTATTAAAAAATTACAGCAGCATGAAGCGGTAAGTGAGGCGTTTGGTTACTATTTTGATGAAAACGGGAATATTGTACATAAGGTACGGACGGTAGGAATTCAACTTGAAGATTTACAACGTATCCCTTATGTTATAACGATCGCCGGCGGAAAATCCAAATCACAAGCCATTGCATCGTACTTCAAACGAGGAAAAAGTGATCTGCTCATTACAGATGAAGCAGCAGCAGAGGAGATTTTAAGGGGGATTTAA
- the gap gene encoding type I glyceraldehyde-3-phosphate dehydrogenase codes for MAVKVGINGFGRIGRLVFRLALQNDEVEVVAINDLTDANMLAHLLKYDSIHGILEEEVSVNGSNIVVGGKEIKVLSESDPAKLGWGDLGVDIVLESTGRFRKREDAQKHIDAGAKKVIISAPGQNEDLTIVMGVNDKEYDPAKHHVVSNASCTTNCLAPYAKVLHDKFGIKRGLMTTIHSYTNDQQILDLPHKDYRRARAAAQNIIPTTTGAAKAVGKVLPELNGKLNGGAVRVPTPDGSLVDLVAELEKNVTAEEVNAALKEAAEGELKGVLEYSEAPLVSSDIVGNTHSSIVDGLSTLVLEDNLVKVISWYDNEMGYSARCVDLAVLLNNKGL; via the coding sequence ATGGCAGTAAAAGTAGGAATTAATGGTTTTGGAAGAATAGGACGTCTTGTATTTCGTCTAGCTTTACAAAACGATGAAGTAGAAGTGGTAGCAATAAATGACCTCACAGATGCTAACATGCTTGCTCATTTATTAAAGTATGACTCTATCCATGGAATTTTAGAAGAAGAAGTTTCTGTAAATGGTTCAAATATTGTTGTTGGTGGTAAAGAAATTAAAGTTCTTTCTGAAAGTGATCCAGCAAAACTAGGCTGGGGAGATTTAGGCGTAGACATCGTTCTTGAATCTACAGGTAGATTCAGAAAAAGAGAAGACGCTCAAAAACATATTGACGCTGGTGCAAAGAAAGTCATTATTTCCGCACCTGGTCAAAACGAAGATTTAACAATCGTTATGGGTGTTAATGACAAAGAATACGATCCAGCTAAGCATCATGTTGTTTCCAATGCTTCTTGTACGACTAACTGCTTAGCACCATATGCTAAAGTATTACATGATAAATTTGGAATTAAACGTGGTCTAATGACTACTATTCACTCTTATACAAATGACCAACAAATTCTTGATTTACCGCATAAAGACTATCGTCGTGCTCGTGCAGCAGCTCAAAACATCATTCCTACAACAACTGGTGCTGCTAAAGCAGTAGGTAAAGTACTACCAGAATTAAATGGTAAATTAAACGGTGGCGCTGTACGTGTTCCTACTCCAGACGGTTCTTTAGTAGATCTTGTTGCTGAATTAGAGAAAAATGTAACAGCGGAAGAAGTAAATGCTGCATTAAAAGAAGCTGCTGAAGGTGAATTAAAAGGTGTTCTTGAATATAGTGAAGCACCATTAGTATCTTCTGATATTGTTGGTAATACACATTCTTCTATTGTAGACGGACTATCTACACTTGTTCTTGAAGATAACTTAGTTAAAGTTATCTCATGGTATGATAATGAAATGGGCTATTCTGCTCGTTGTGTTGATCTAGCCGTATTATTGAACAATAAAGGACTATAA
- the tpiA gene encoding triose-phosphate isomerase: protein MRKKVIAGNWKMNKLAKEANQFVDEVLPKLPDSDQVEAIVCAPFPFLANLVDKAKGTKLQIAAQTMHYEKNGAFTGEVSPEMLADLGVTHVIIGHSERREYFNETDETVNKKTHAAHQYNLTPIVCVGETLEQREANETMNHVENQVTKALKGLTEEQIVQTIIAYEPIWAIGTGKTASSEQANEVCTHIRQVIEKITSSEIAEQVIIQYGGSVKPANIKELLAQSDIDGALVGGASLEADSFLQLVGAGAK from the coding sequence ATGCGCAAAAAGGTAATTGCTGGAAACTGGAAAATGAATAAACTCGCAAAAGAAGCAAATCAATTTGTTGATGAGGTTCTACCAAAATTACCCGATTCTGATCAGGTAGAAGCAATTGTTTGTGCGCCATTTCCTTTCCTAGCTAATCTTGTTGATAAAGCGAAAGGTACAAAGTTACAGATTGCTGCTCAAACGATGCACTATGAAAAAAATGGGGCATTCACTGGTGAAGTGAGTCCGGAAATGCTCGCTGATTTAGGTGTAACACATGTTATCATTGGACATTCTGAACGAAGAGAATATTTTAATGAGACAGATGAAACAGTGAATAAAAAAACGCATGCTGCACACCAATATAATTTAACACCAATTGTTTGCGTTGGTGAAACATTAGAACAGCGTGAAGCGAATGAAACGATGAATCATGTAGAAAATCAAGTAACAAAAGCATTAAAAGGACTAACAGAAGAGCAAATAGTACAAACAATTATCGCATATGAACCTATCTGGGCTATAGGAACAGGAAAAACAGCTTCCAGTGAACAAGCGAATGAAGTCTGTACACATATTCGCCAAGTTATCGAAAAAATCACATCGAGTGAAATTGCAGAACAGGTAATTATCCAATATGGTGGCAGCGTCAAACCAGCAAATATTAAAGAACTATTAGCTCAATCAGATATTGATGGGGCACTAGTTGGTGGTGCTAGCCTTGAAGCAGACTCGTTCTTGCAATTAGTGGGGGCAGGTGCAAAATAA